One part of the Mya arenaria isolate MELC-2E11 chromosome 3, ASM2691426v1 genome encodes these proteins:
- the LOC128228529 gene encoding contactin-1a-like isoform X4, protein MDMCMTTMCRDSKVYSKYFECTYTTTKIFGKGNYTYVLQNLNYKQALPITGTFELHHSKNVTLTADQQTIGSGQTTELVCRYNGSAPIQFIIWQRNSNTVVVQHQSCINIYNKSNALMDISCPNSNEQVLKLRHVDQDVSAIVWQCEAELESGEELYSNSIVLHVKGPPGKPYDVQIRSINETTVTIFWCLSNENDRNVTTVTQLRSDTDWINKSETRWIKDTRRNSEIIQNLRPATFYFLRLFSYNGYGRSNSTETFTFITQDTQTLIAPLQRQDVIIGSALGSFTGGVLLVLITMGLCRARTNDKCKCMPSSRGEDDTRQIRQNRSTEEDASYINTSLEGNVMELQKRYEQLKLFSICYQLLELSQN, encoded by the exons ATGGACATGTGCATGACGACAATGTGCAGAGATAGCAAGGTGTacagcaaatattttgaatgcacATACACTACAACAAAGATTTTTGGTAAAGGAAACTATACCTATGTGCTACAGAATCTTAATTACAAACAAGCTCTGCCCATAACAGGAACCTTTGAACTAC atcaCTCCAAGAATGTGACTTTGACCGCTGATCAACAGACAATTGGATCCGGTCAGACAACTGAGCTGGTATGTCGTTACAACGGCAGTGCTCCTATTCAGTTCATTATATGGCAGAGAAATAGCAATACTGTGGTTGTTCAGCACCAGAGCtgtatcaatatttacaataagaGCAATGCGCTCATGGATATTTCATGTCCAAACAGCAATGAACAAGTGCTTAAGCTTCGCCATGTTGACCAGGATGTTAGTGCTATCGTCTGGCAGTGTGAAGCAGAACTAGAAAGTGGCGAAGAGCTTTACAGTAACAGTATAGTGTTACACGTAAAAG GACCACCTGGTAAACCTTACGATGTCCAGATAAGAAGTATTAATGAGACAACAGTAACAATCTTTTGGTGCTTAAGCAATGAGAATGACAGGAACGTCACAACTGTTACTCAGTTACGATCCGACACAGACTGGATAAACAAGTCGGAAACCAGATGGATTAAGGATACACGtagaaacagtgaaataattcaaaatctAAGACCAGCAACGTTCTATTTTCTTCGTCTATTTAGTTATAACGGCTATGGGCGCAGTAATTCGACGGAAACTTTTACGTTTATCACACAAG ATACACAAACTCTTATTGCCCCGCTACAAAGACAGGATGTCATAATTGGAAGTGCTTTAGGAAGTTTTACTGGCGGTGTTTTATTGGTTTTAATTACGATGGGTTTGTGTAGAGCAAGAACGAATGACAAATGTAAATGCATGCCATCAAGCAGAG GAGAAGATGACACTCGACAGATACGTCAAAACAGAAg TACGGAGGAAGATGCCAGTTACATTAATACATCGTTGGAAGGAAACGTCATGG AGTTGCAAAAAAGGTACGAACaactaaaactgttttcaatttgttacCAACTGCTTGAATTGTCCCAGAATTGA